A portion of the Chromobacterium sp. IIBBL 290-4 genome contains these proteins:
- a CDS encoding P2 family phage major capsid protein: MQNTTRQALDHFIGRYFSHMDAHQSPGICHAAPEPQAAQARIQALKAKSRLLSAINVLGVPEIKGRSQNFDIAGTLAATVDTNRHPRQPAQQTWRPAQYVCQQTNFDAAFDYATLDAWMNEAQDQALFEARARQTLERRILLDRVMIGFRGLMRAQDSDREQHPQLQDVNIGWLQQIREQAPKACLERVRVGEGQRFRSLHRLVRHAVNNLLAPAWRDDPLLVALVGADLLPDAVCEPSGQAEPWNDLVFHKQRLGGLQAATAAFFPGDSILITRLDNLSLYFYQHAMRYRYQEEPSINSVLFYHSSADAYVIENLAACALIEEVEIVD, translated from the coding sequence ATGCAAAACACGACCCGCCAAGCTCTGGACCACTTCATCGGCCGCTACTTCAGCCATATGGACGCGCATCAATCCCCAGGCATTTGCCATGCCGCCCCGGAGCCGCAAGCCGCGCAGGCCCGCATTCAGGCGCTGAAAGCCAAGAGCCGGCTGCTGTCCGCCATCAATGTGCTGGGCGTGCCCGAGATCAAAGGCCGCTCTCAGAACTTCGACATCGCCGGCACCTTGGCCGCCACGGTGGATACCAACCGCCATCCGCGCCAGCCGGCGCAACAGACCTGGCGGCCGGCGCAGTATGTCTGCCAACAGACCAACTTTGACGCCGCGTTTGATTACGCCACCTTGGACGCCTGGATGAACGAGGCGCAGGACCAAGCCTTGTTCGAAGCGCGGGCGCGGCAGACGCTAGAGCGCCGCATCTTGTTGGATCGGGTGATGATCGGCTTCCGTGGCCTGATGCGCGCCCAGGACTCTGACCGCGAGCAGCATCCGCAGCTGCAGGACGTCAATATCGGCTGGCTGCAGCAAATCCGCGAGCAAGCGCCCAAAGCCTGCCTGGAGCGCGTGCGCGTCGGCGAAGGCCAGCGCTTCCGCAGCCTGCACCGCCTGGTGCGCCATGCCGTCAACAATCTGCTGGCGCCGGCCTGGCGCGATGATCCGCTGTTGGTGGCGCTGGTCGGCGCGGACCTGCTGCCGGACGCGGTATGCGAGCCAAGCGGCCAGGCCGAGCCGTGGAATGATCTGGTATTTCACAAGCAGCGCCTGGGCGGCCTGCAAGCGGCCACGGCCGCCTTCTTCCCTGGCGACAGCATCCTGATTACCCGACTCGACAACCTGTCGCTGTACTTCTATCAGCACGCCATGCGCTACCGCTATCAGGAAGAACCGTCCATCAACAGCGTGCTGTTCTACCACTCCAGCGCCGACGCCTACGTCATCGAGAACCTGGCCGCCTGCGCGCTGATTGAAGAAGTGGAAATCGTGGATTGA
- a CDS encoding ogr/Delta-like zinc finger family protein codes for MAFPCPLCGAMSRVRTSRMLSATAKEIYYNCSNDDCCHQYKTMEGEPRTVAQPIKGGAQIPPERLRKLPSAAQPPAPQALTITPGRIQHRVLE; via the coding sequence ATGGCCTTTCCCTGCCCGCTGTGCGGCGCGATGTCACGGGTCCGCACCAGTCGCATGCTGTCCGCCACCGCCAAGGAGATTTACTACAACTGCAGCAATGACGACTGCTGCCACCAGTACAAGACGATGGAGGGCGAACCGCGCACCGTGGCCCAGCCGATCAAGGGCGGTGCGCAGATACCGCCGGAGCGGCTGCGCAAGTTGCCGAGCGCGGCCCAACCGCCAGCCCCGCAGGCGCTGACCATAACGCCTGGCCGGATTCAACACCGCGTCTTGGAGTAA
- a CDS encoding DUF1484 family protein — MSALILAPLALSAVHHQLAQLQLLADTPEHAALREPLHQLAALCQGIEHTVSAGVSRLSRTGDGLQGLVELLDCAEDQPLPAQRLAGLLAPLQQQVIDASADIGQLL, encoded by the coding sequence ATGAGCGCCCTTATTCTCGCCCCGCTGGCGTTGTCTGCCGTCCATCACCAATTGGCCCAGCTGCAATTGCTGGCCGACACCCCCGAACACGCCGCCTTGCGCGAGCCGCTGCACCAGCTGGCCGCGCTGTGCCAGGGCATCGAACACACCGTCAGCGCCGGCGTGTCGCGTCTATCTCGCACCGGCGACGGCCTGCAAGGGCTGGTCGAGCTGCTGGACTGCGCCGAGGACCAACCGCTGCCGGCGCAGCGCTTGGCCGGGCTGCTGGCTCCGCTGCAGCAGCAAGTCATCGACGCCAGCGCCGACATCGGCCAACTGCTCTAA